One Carassius auratus strain Wakin chromosome 3, ASM336829v1, whole genome shotgun sequence genomic region harbors:
- the LOC113048728 gene encoding PRKCA-binding protein-like yields the protein MFTDMDYELEEDKLGIPTVPGTVTLKKDSQKLIGISIGGGAQFCPCLYIVQVFDNTAAALDGTLAAGDEITGVNGRPVKGKTKVEVAKMIQAVQDDPVVIQYNKLQADPKQGKSLDIVLKKVKHRLVENMSSGTADALGLSRAILCNDGLVKRLEELEKTAELYKGLMEHTKRLLRAFYELSQTHRAFGDVFSVIGVREPQAAASEAFVKFAEAHRNMEKFGIRLLKTIKPMLHDLNTYLNKAIPDTKLTIRKYLDVKFEYLSYCLKVKEMDDEEYSCIALGDPLYRVSTGNYEYRLILRCRQDARKRFAKMRKDVLEKIELLDQKHVQDIVFQLQRFVSGMSHYYNDCYGVLKEADVFPIEVDLSRSMINYSGQSLSYEEEDEDETGGREEDAPQAENGDEKLIDDE from the exons ATGTTCACAGACATGGACTACGAGCTCGAGGAGGACAAACT tgggATTCCCACAGTTCCCGGGACAGTGACTCTGAAGAAAGACTCGCAGAAGCTGATTGGGATCAGTATTGGGGGTGGAGCTCAGTTCTGCCCGTGTCTCTACATCGTACAG GTGTTTGATAACACCGCGGCCGCTCTGGACGGGACTCTGGCCGCCGGGGACGAGATCACAGGAGTGAACGGCCGACCGGTGAAGGGAAAGACTAAAGTCGAGGTGGCCAAGATGATCCAGGCCGTGCAG GATGATCCGGTCGTGATCCAGTATAATAAACTACAGGCCGACCCCAAGCAGGGCAAATCTCTGGACATCG tgctgaAGAAGGTGAAGCATCGTCTGGTGGAGAACATGAGTTCAGGAACCGCAGACGCTCTGGGACTCAGCCGAGCCATTCTGTGCAACG atgGTCTGGTGAAGAGGCTGGAGGAGCTGGAGAAAACGGCTGAGCTTTATAAAG gactGATGGAGCACACGAAGAGACTGTTAAGAGCTTTCTATGAGCTCTCGCAGACTCACAGAG cgTTTGGCGACGTGTTTTCCGTCATCGGTGTCCGTGAGCCGCAGGCCGCCGCCAGCGAAGCCTTCGTGAAGTTTGCTGAAGCTCATCGAAACATGGAGAAGTTCGGCATCCGGCTGCTGAAGACCATCAAACCC ATGCTGCATGATCTGAACACGTATCTTAACAAAGCCATTCCAGACACCAAACTCACCATCCGCAAATACCTGGACGTCAAGTTTGAGTACCTG TCGTACTGTCTGAAGGTGAAGGAGATGGATGATGAAGAGTACAGCTGTATC GCGTTGGGCGACCCGCTGTACCGCGTCAGCACCGGTAACTACGAGTACCGCTTGATCCTGCGCTGTCGACAGGACGCTCGCAAACGCTTCGCCAAGATGCGCAAAGATGTTCTGGAGAAAATCGAGCTCTTGGACCAGAAGCACG TCCAGGACATCGTGTTCCAGCTGCAGCGCTTCGTCTCGGGGATGTCACACTACTACAACGACTGCTACGGCGTGCTGAAGGAGGCTGACGTGTTCCCCATCGAGGTGGATCTGTCCCGCTCCATGATCAACTACAGCGGACAGAGCCTCTCCTACGAGGAAGAGGACGAGGACGAGACGGGAGGACGAGAGGAAGATGCTCCACAGGCTGAGAACGGAGACGAGAAACTCATCGACGACGAGTGA